Below is a window of Sulfolobales archaeon DNA.
AGAACCCTCCTAACATCACTATATATAGGCCCTCTAGGTGTTAGAGTGCTTCTCTTGAGCACCACCCTGGTTACACTTGAAAAACCTAGATCTAGATCCATGTTCTCCTCAACAAACCTAGATAGCCTATCAACATTAACCCTACTCCTTATCCTCGCAATAGTTATATGGGGTGAGAAGCCATGCTCATCCTCATAGATCCTAAGCCCCCTCAAACCCCTATCCAGAATACCCCTCATAGATCTGAGGATCTCGGAGCCCTCACCAACACCAACCCATACAACCCTAGGGCTCCTAAGATCTGGGAAAACCCCTAGCCCCCTAACCCTCATCCTGAAAGGGGGTATAGAGGCTAGGGGCTCCATAGCCCTCTCTATGCTTGGGATCAGATTCTCCTCAACATCCCCCAGGAATCTCAGTGTAAGATGTATATTGTCATCCTCAACAGGCTTAGCATCGATCCCAAGCCCCATGATCTGGTTTCTAACCTCTATAATCCTGGATAAAACAGATCTGTCCTCTATCTCTACAGCGATGAAAAGCCTTGCCAAGACTAGCCCTCCCCAGCCTCTGGGGGGCCAGCCCTCTCCTCAAGATCGATCATCTTGACGAGGTAATAAGTATTCACACCCCAGACAACTAGCAATGCAGCCATAATCAAGATCACATAGAAAAGGCTTATCTCCTTAATAAAAACAAAGATAACACCAAAAAGAGCAGACATCACAAGAGTAGTTATGAGAAGCCCGGCCACATAAGCCCTAAGCCTCCCCATATCCATGGCATAGCCCAAAAACACTAGGGCTTGAAAGCCTTTTAGCTTTTCCACTATATATCAATAAGCTGAAGA
It encodes the following:
- the thpR gene encoding RNA 2',3'-cyclic phosphodiesterase, whose translation is MARLFIAVEIEDRSVLSRIIEVRNQIMGLGIDAKPVEDDNIHLTLRFLGDVEENLIPSIERAMEPLASIPPFRMRVRGLGVFPDLRSPRVVWVGVGEGSEILRSMRGILDRGLRGLRIYEDEHGFSPHITIARIRSRVNVDRLSRFVEENMDLDLGFSSVTRVVLKRSTLTPRGPIYSDVRRVLLGSKGGGLEGSGGGIE